In one Arachis duranensis cultivar V14167 chromosome 9, aradu.V14167.gnm2.J7QH, whole genome shotgun sequence genomic region, the following are encoded:
- the LOC107465571 gene encoding uncharacterized protein LOC107465571 produces the protein MVFAFPFSLEAQAKTWFYSLPDEIATDWDFLRREFLNKFFLPEKTDYIRKEISGIMQRDQESLYEYWSRFKRLLESCPHHRMNTHLLIGYFTGGLCVEDRRLLTASSGGSLSKNKTEREAWSLIEDVAEATQHTRVRSNPLKGVVEPSPSEASLTKALGDMTTILTQIQKDQKEFCSIQAPPPVAQLEGPHRIYGLCSSTTHYTDQCHKIQEEHALVVANVNYNNRPPYPSQSQNHYTHGSNQHQGWRDNAQGNNQIQRWNKSLSHHNNNYQANQNHHNQNQNNYTKYQAPHHRQQSNHASPSSTNQIEELKAAVEKRDEGYKAQFEAMNAQLANLVDMI, from the coding sequence ATGGTctttgctttccctttctccCTTGAAGCTCAAGCAAAGACATGGTTTTATTCGCTACCAGATGAGATTGCTACCGATTGGGATTTCTTGAGAAGAGAGTTCTTAAATAAATTCTTTCTACCAGAAAAGACCGACTACATCCGGAAGGAGATTTCGGGTATAATGCAAAGAGATCAAGAGAGTTTGTATGAATATTGGTCTCGATTCAAGAGGCTACTAGAGTCTTGTCCACACCATAGAATGAACACTCACTTGCTCATTGGCTACTTCACCGGAGGTCTTTGTGTGGAAGATAGAAGATTGCTCACCGCTTCTAGCGGTGGTTCCCTTTCGAAAAACAAGACGGAGAGAGAAGCTTGGAGTTTGATAGAGGATGTTGCCGAAGCTACGCAACATACAAGAGTGAGAAGTAATCCTCTCAAGGGTGTGGTAGAACCGTCCCCCTCCGAAGCAAGCCTAACCAAAGCACTTGGGGATATGACCACCATTCTCACCCAAATACAAAAGGATCAAAAGGAGTTTTGCTCCATCCAAGCCCCACCTCCAGTGGCCCAACTTGAAGGCCCTCATAGGATTTATGGTTTGTGCTCTAGCACCACACATTACACCGATCAATGCCATAAAATTCAAGAAGAGCATGCCCTTGTAGTGGCCAATGTGAATTACAACAATCGTCCACCCTACCCTTCTCAAAGCCAAAACCACTACACTCATGGTAGTAATCAACACCAAGGGTGGAGGGATAATGCACAAGGGAACAATCAAATCCAAAGATGGAACAAATCTCTTTCTCATCACAACAATAATTACCAAGCCAACCAAAACcaccacaaccaaaaccaaaacaactacaCCAAGTACCAAGCACCACACCATAGACAACAATCTAACCATGCCTCTCCATCTTCCACCAACCAAATTGAAGAGCTTAAAGCCGCTGTGGAGAAACGGGATGAGGGCTATAAGGCTCAATTCGAGGCTATGAATGCTCAATTGGCCAATCTTGTCGACATGATTTAA